In Syngnathoides biaculeatus isolate LvHL_M chromosome 5, ASM1980259v1, whole genome shotgun sequence, the following are encoded in one genomic region:
- the osbpl3b gene encoding oxysterol-binding protein-related protein 3 isoform X2, whose product MGSEDRASVMSHKISSLSRSNSSSSSKHDSRQDSWEIVEGLRGGFGAILEPQKQESYVLKKRKWPLKGWHKRYFSLDKGILKYGKCNADLEKGKVHGRIDVGLSVMAIKKKAKCIDLDAEENIYHLKIESQELFDEWVSKLRHHRLYRQNEIAACPDDKSFHFPRRPSPASPGFGDSASSRKCGPTRRQSAAHSAGGFPFGCNSQAKVAAWLRSSDDMEKCSEDLSVCEAHLLELSHLLQSMEVLHRTCSAPSIQALQASTFDSPKKEKRLQRKWRTKNYNKDVKTTLQVPGCISASLRLHASNPNLSTAALAGDKSERECRDSAFDAAKLQEDFCRVATNLHATMKSALISLTSERERLRLCVDQETCPPTSPQALGLKKALTAALAQNSELRERLCKIHAESHVVEPALVSLTAAVQKQDESASESRSLVHQESNESRTESLSEFFDAQEVLLSNSSSENEASEDDSYISDVSDNNSMDNFNNETENGRQNSGCGEVPCRRRSRLPSPGPDGSAVSLWNILRNNIGKDLSKVAMPAHLNEPLNTLQRLCEELEYSELLDRAAGTHNEFQRMVFIATFVVSGYASSFYRTGGKPFNPVLGETYECDRPDKGFQFIAEQVSHHPPISACHAESKNFIYWQDVRCKNKFWGKSMEIIPVGSTHVTLPGSGDHYEWNKVTSCIHNILSGQRWIEHYGEISIRNSNSDACQCKITFVKARWNSSANEVEGTITDQKGNVVRRLYGKWHQAVYCGDPPSATCVWRANAMPLDHEQYYGFTKFAIELNELDASLKALLPPTDTRLRLDQRLLEEGKLEAAEEQKQRIEQLQRERRRLLEESNDAHQPKFFRKLKDDTWVSNNTYWELRRDLGFAHADFPTLW is encoded by the exons GACAGCTGGGAAATTGTGGAAGGTCTGCGCGGAGGCTTTGGCGCAATCCTGGAGCCGCAGAAACAGGAAAGCTACGtgctaaagaaaagaaaatggcccCTCAAGGGCTGGCATAAG AGGTACTTTTCCCTGGACAAGGGCATCCTGAAGTATGGCAAGTGCAACGCCGAC TTGGAGAAGGGGAAAGTCCACGGCCGCATCGACGTGGGGCTCTCCGTGATGGCCATTAAGAAGAAAGCCAAGTGCATCGATCTCGACGCTGAGGAGAACATCTATCACCTGAAG ATCGAGTCGCAGGAGCTGTTTGACGAATGGGTGTCCAAGCTGCGCCACCACCGGCTCTACCGGCAGAATGAGATCGCCGCGTGTCCCGACGACAAGTCCTTCCACTTCCCCCGCCGCCCGTCCCCCGCGTCCCCGGGCTTCGGCGACAGCGCTTCTAGTAGAAAG TGCGGCCCGACGCGCCGGCAGTCCGCGGCGCACTCGGCGGGCGGCTTCCCTTTCGGCTGCAACAGCCAGGCCAAGGTGGCGGCGTGGTTGCGGTCGTCTGACGACATGGAGAAATGCTCCGAAG ACCTGTCAGTTTGTGAGGCGCACCTGCTGGAGCTGAGCCACCTCCTCCAGAGCATGGAGGTCCTCCACCGGACCTGTTCCGCACCCTCCATCCAGGCTCTTCAG GCGTCAACATTTGACAGCCCAAAGAAGGAAAAGAGGCTTCAGAGGAAGTGGCGCACAAAAAACTACAATAAAGACGTCAAAACTACCCTGCAG GTTCCCGGCTGCATCTCGGCTTCTCTCCGCCTCCACGCGTCCAACCCCAACCTGTCCACCGCCGCGCTGGCCGGCGACAAAAGCGAACGGGAGTGCCGGGACTCGGCTTTCGACGCGGCCAAGCTGCAGGAGGACTTCTGCCGCGTGGCCACGAACC TGCACGCCACCATGAAGTCGGCCCTGATTTCGCTCACGTCGGAGAGGGAGCGCCTAAGACTGTGCGTGGACCAGGAGACCTGCCCCCCTACCTCCCCCCAGGCGCTGGGCCTGAAGAAAGCGCTGACGGCG GCTTTAGCCCAGAACTCAGAGCTGCGAGAGCGCCTGTGCAAGATTCACGCAGAGTCTCACGTCGTCGAACCCGCATTAGTCAGTCTCACTGCCGCTGTGCAG AAACAAGACGAGTCTGCATCCGAGTCCCGTTCTTTGGTGCATCAGGAGTCCAATGAAAGCAGAACCGAGTCGCTGTCTGAGTTCTTTGACGCGCAGGAGGTTCTCTTGTCTAATAGTTCCTCAGAAAATGAG GCGTCAGAAGATGACTCGTACATCAGCGACGTTAGCGACAACAATTCCATGGACAACTTCAACAATGAAACGGAAAACGGAAGACAAAATTCAG GTTGCGGGGAGGTCCCGTGCCGGCGTCGATCGCGTCTCCCGTCGCCCGGCCCCGACGGCAGCGCCGTCAGCCTGTGGAACATCCTCAGGAACAACATCGGCAAGGACCTTTCCAAGGTGGCCATGCCGGCGCATCTCAACGAGCCGCTCAACACCCTGCAGAGGTTGTGCGAGGAGCTGGAGTACAGCGAGCTTCTCGACCGGGCCGCCGGCACGCACAACGAATTCCAACGGATG GTCTTCATCGCTACATTTGTGGTGTCGGGTTACGCGTCCAGCTTCTACCGAACTGGCGGCAAGCCCTTCAATCCGGTCCTGGGGGAGACTTACGAATGTGACCGACCCGATAAAGGCTTCCAGTTTATCGCGGAGCAG GTCAGCCATCATCCGCCAATCTCGGCTTGCCACGCAGAATCCAAAAACTTTATCTACTGGCAAG ACGTGAGGTGTAAGAACAAGTTTTGGGGGAAGTCCATGGAGATCATTCCCGTCGGCAGCACGCACGTGACCTTGCCCGG GTCCGGAGACCACTACGAGTGGAACAAGGTGACGTCGTGCATTCACAACATCCTGAGCGGCCAGCGCTGGATCGAGCACTACGGCGAGATCTCCATCCGAAACTCCAACAGCGACGCCTGCCAGTGCAAGATCACTTTTGTTAAG GCCAGATGGAACTCAAGCGCCAACGAGGTGGAAGGAACCATCACGGACCAGAAGGGGAACGTGGTCCGCCGGCTCTACGGGAAGTGGCACCAAGCCGTTTACTGCGGGGACCCCCCCTCGGCCACGTGCGTCTGGAGAGCGA ACGCCATGCCGCTAGACCACGAGCAGTACTACGGTTTCACCAAGTTTGCCATCGAACTGAACGAGCTGGACGCTTCCCTAAAAGCGCTGCTGCCCCCCACCGACACCAGACTGCGCCTGGATCAAAG ACTGCTGGAGGAGGGCAAGCTGGAGGCCGCCGAGGAGCAGAAGCAacggattgaacagctgcagaGGGAAAGAAGGCGTCTCCTCGAGGAGAGCAACGACGCACATCAGCCCAAATTCTTCAG GAAATTAAAAGATGACACTTGGGTGAGCAACAACACTTACTGGGAGTTGAGGCGCGACCTCGGCTTTGCCCACGCCGATTTCCCGACGTTGTGGTGA
- the osbpl3b gene encoding oxysterol-binding protein-related protein 3 isoform X4, which produces MAIKKKAKCIDLDAEENIYHLKIESQELFDEWVSKLRHHRLYRQNEIAACPDDKSFHFPRRPSPASPGFGDSASSRKCGPTRRQSAAHSAGGFPFGCNSQAKVAAWLRSSDDMEKCSEDLSVCEAHLLELSHLLQSMEVLHRTCSAPSIQALQASTFDSPKKEKRLQRKWRTKNYNKDVKTTLQVPGCISASLRLHASNPNLSTAALAGDKSERECRDSAFDAAKLQEDFCRVATNLHATMKSALISLTSERERLRLCVDQETCPPTSPQALGLKKALTAALAQNSELRERLCKIHAESHVVEPALVSLTAAVQKQDESASESRSLVHQESNESRTESLSEFFDAQEVLLSNSSSENEASEDDSYISDVSDNNSMDNFNNETENGRQNSGCGEVPCRRRSRLPSPGPDGSAVSLWNILRNNIGKDLSKVAMPAHLNEPLNTLQRLCEELEYSELLDRAAGTHNEFQRMVFIATFVVSGYASSFYRTGGKPFNPVLGETYECDRPDKGFQFIAEQVSHHPPISACHAESKNFIYWQDVRCKNKFWGKSMEIIPVGSTHVTLPGSGDHYEWNKVTSCIHNILSGQRWIEHYGEISIRNSNSDACQCKITFVKARWNSSANEVEGTITDQKGNVVRRLYGKWHQAVYCGDPPSATCVWRANAMPLDHEQYYGFTKFAIELNELDASLKALLPPTDTRLRLDQRLLEEGKLEAAEEQKQRIEQLQRERRRLLEESNDAHQPKFFRKLKDDTWVSNNTYWELRRDLGFAHADFPTLW; this is translated from the exons ATGGCCATTAAGAAGAAAGCCAAGTGCATCGATCTCGACGCTGAGGAGAACATCTATCACCTGAAG ATCGAGTCGCAGGAGCTGTTTGACGAATGGGTGTCCAAGCTGCGCCACCACCGGCTCTACCGGCAGAATGAGATCGCCGCGTGTCCCGACGACAAGTCCTTCCACTTCCCCCGCCGCCCGTCCCCCGCGTCCCCGGGCTTCGGCGACAGCGCTTCTAGTAGAAAG TGCGGCCCGACGCGCCGGCAGTCCGCGGCGCACTCGGCGGGCGGCTTCCCTTTCGGCTGCAACAGCCAGGCCAAGGTGGCGGCGTGGTTGCGGTCGTCTGACGACATGGAGAAATGCTCCGAAG ACCTGTCAGTTTGTGAGGCGCACCTGCTGGAGCTGAGCCACCTCCTCCAGAGCATGGAGGTCCTCCACCGGACCTGTTCCGCACCCTCCATCCAGGCTCTTCAG GCGTCAACATTTGACAGCCCAAAGAAGGAAAAGAGGCTTCAGAGGAAGTGGCGCACAAAAAACTACAATAAAGACGTCAAAACTACCCTGCAG GTTCCCGGCTGCATCTCGGCTTCTCTCCGCCTCCACGCGTCCAACCCCAACCTGTCCACCGCCGCGCTGGCCGGCGACAAAAGCGAACGGGAGTGCCGGGACTCGGCTTTCGACGCGGCCAAGCTGCAGGAGGACTTCTGCCGCGTGGCCACGAACC TGCACGCCACCATGAAGTCGGCCCTGATTTCGCTCACGTCGGAGAGGGAGCGCCTAAGACTGTGCGTGGACCAGGAGACCTGCCCCCCTACCTCCCCCCAGGCGCTGGGCCTGAAGAAAGCGCTGACGGCG GCTTTAGCCCAGAACTCAGAGCTGCGAGAGCGCCTGTGCAAGATTCACGCAGAGTCTCACGTCGTCGAACCCGCATTAGTCAGTCTCACTGCCGCTGTGCAG AAACAAGACGAGTCTGCATCCGAGTCCCGTTCTTTGGTGCATCAGGAGTCCAATGAAAGCAGAACCGAGTCGCTGTCTGAGTTCTTTGACGCGCAGGAGGTTCTCTTGTCTAATAGTTCCTCAGAAAATGAG GCGTCAGAAGATGACTCGTACATCAGCGACGTTAGCGACAACAATTCCATGGACAACTTCAACAATGAAACGGAAAACGGAAGACAAAATTCAG GTTGCGGGGAGGTCCCGTGCCGGCGTCGATCGCGTCTCCCGTCGCCCGGCCCCGACGGCAGCGCCGTCAGCCTGTGGAACATCCTCAGGAACAACATCGGCAAGGACCTTTCCAAGGTGGCCATGCCGGCGCATCTCAACGAGCCGCTCAACACCCTGCAGAGGTTGTGCGAGGAGCTGGAGTACAGCGAGCTTCTCGACCGGGCCGCCGGCACGCACAACGAATTCCAACGGATG GTCTTCATCGCTACATTTGTGGTGTCGGGTTACGCGTCCAGCTTCTACCGAACTGGCGGCAAGCCCTTCAATCCGGTCCTGGGGGAGACTTACGAATGTGACCGACCCGATAAAGGCTTCCAGTTTATCGCGGAGCAG GTCAGCCATCATCCGCCAATCTCGGCTTGCCACGCAGAATCCAAAAACTTTATCTACTGGCAAG ACGTGAGGTGTAAGAACAAGTTTTGGGGGAAGTCCATGGAGATCATTCCCGTCGGCAGCACGCACGTGACCTTGCCCGG GTCCGGAGACCACTACGAGTGGAACAAGGTGACGTCGTGCATTCACAACATCCTGAGCGGCCAGCGCTGGATCGAGCACTACGGCGAGATCTCCATCCGAAACTCCAACAGCGACGCCTGCCAGTGCAAGATCACTTTTGTTAAG GCCAGATGGAACTCAAGCGCCAACGAGGTGGAAGGAACCATCACGGACCAGAAGGGGAACGTGGTCCGCCGGCTCTACGGGAAGTGGCACCAAGCCGTTTACTGCGGGGACCCCCCCTCGGCCACGTGCGTCTGGAGAGCGA ACGCCATGCCGCTAGACCACGAGCAGTACTACGGTTTCACCAAGTTTGCCATCGAACTGAACGAGCTGGACGCTTCCCTAAAAGCGCTGCTGCCCCCCACCGACACCAGACTGCGCCTGGATCAAAG ACTGCTGGAGGAGGGCAAGCTGGAGGCCGCCGAGGAGCAGAAGCAacggattgaacagctgcagaGGGAAAGAAGGCGTCTCCTCGAGGAGAGCAACGACGCACATCAGCCCAAATTCTTCAG GAAATTAAAAGATGACACTTGGGTGAGCAACAACACTTACTGGGAGTTGAGGCGCGACCTCGGCTTTGCCCACGCCGATTTCCCGACGTTGTGGTGA
- the osbpl3b gene encoding oxysterol-binding protein-related protein 3 isoform X1, with product MVHDRMDRPDTGPSGLKDERDASVSPAVARAEMGSEDRASVMSHKISSLSRSNSSSSSKHDSRQDSWEIVEGLRGGFGAILEPQKQESYVLKKRKWPLKGWHKRYFSLDKGILKYGKCNADLEKGKVHGRIDVGLSVMAIKKKAKCIDLDAEENIYHLKIESQELFDEWVSKLRHHRLYRQNEIAACPDDKSFHFPRRPSPASPGFGDSASSRKCGPTRRQSAAHSAGGFPFGCNSQAKVAAWLRSSDDMEKCSEDLSVCEAHLLELSHLLQSMEVLHRTCSAPSIQALQASTFDSPKKEKRLQRKWRTKNYNKDVKTTLQVPGCISASLRLHASNPNLSTAALAGDKSERECRDSAFDAAKLQEDFCRVATNLHATMKSALISLTSERERLRLCVDQETCPPTSPQALGLKKALTAALAQNSELRERLCKIHAESHVVEPALVSLTAAVQKQDESASESRSLVHQESNESRTESLSEFFDAQEVLLSNSSSENEASEDDSYISDVSDNNSMDNFNNETENGRQNSGCGEVPCRRRSRLPSPGPDGSAVSLWNILRNNIGKDLSKVAMPAHLNEPLNTLQRLCEELEYSELLDRAAGTHNEFQRMVFIATFVVSGYASSFYRTGGKPFNPVLGETYECDRPDKGFQFIAEQVSHHPPISACHAESKNFIYWQDVRCKNKFWGKSMEIIPVGSTHVTLPGSGDHYEWNKVTSCIHNILSGQRWIEHYGEISIRNSNSDACQCKITFVKARWNSSANEVEGTITDQKGNVVRRLYGKWHQAVYCGDPPSATCVWRANAMPLDHEQYYGFTKFAIELNELDASLKALLPPTDTRLRLDQRLLEEGKLEAAEEQKQRIEQLQRERRRLLEESNDAHQPKFFRKLKDDTWVSNNTYWELRRDLGFAHADFPTLW from the exons GACAGCTGGGAAATTGTGGAAGGTCTGCGCGGAGGCTTTGGCGCAATCCTGGAGCCGCAGAAACAGGAAAGCTACGtgctaaagaaaagaaaatggcccCTCAAGGGCTGGCATAAG AGGTACTTTTCCCTGGACAAGGGCATCCTGAAGTATGGCAAGTGCAACGCCGAC TTGGAGAAGGGGAAAGTCCACGGCCGCATCGACGTGGGGCTCTCCGTGATGGCCATTAAGAAGAAAGCCAAGTGCATCGATCTCGACGCTGAGGAGAACATCTATCACCTGAAG ATCGAGTCGCAGGAGCTGTTTGACGAATGGGTGTCCAAGCTGCGCCACCACCGGCTCTACCGGCAGAATGAGATCGCCGCGTGTCCCGACGACAAGTCCTTCCACTTCCCCCGCCGCCCGTCCCCCGCGTCCCCGGGCTTCGGCGACAGCGCTTCTAGTAGAAAG TGCGGCCCGACGCGCCGGCAGTCCGCGGCGCACTCGGCGGGCGGCTTCCCTTTCGGCTGCAACAGCCAGGCCAAGGTGGCGGCGTGGTTGCGGTCGTCTGACGACATGGAGAAATGCTCCGAAG ACCTGTCAGTTTGTGAGGCGCACCTGCTGGAGCTGAGCCACCTCCTCCAGAGCATGGAGGTCCTCCACCGGACCTGTTCCGCACCCTCCATCCAGGCTCTTCAG GCGTCAACATTTGACAGCCCAAAGAAGGAAAAGAGGCTTCAGAGGAAGTGGCGCACAAAAAACTACAATAAAGACGTCAAAACTACCCTGCAG GTTCCCGGCTGCATCTCGGCTTCTCTCCGCCTCCACGCGTCCAACCCCAACCTGTCCACCGCCGCGCTGGCCGGCGACAAAAGCGAACGGGAGTGCCGGGACTCGGCTTTCGACGCGGCCAAGCTGCAGGAGGACTTCTGCCGCGTGGCCACGAACC TGCACGCCACCATGAAGTCGGCCCTGATTTCGCTCACGTCGGAGAGGGAGCGCCTAAGACTGTGCGTGGACCAGGAGACCTGCCCCCCTACCTCCCCCCAGGCGCTGGGCCTGAAGAAAGCGCTGACGGCG GCTTTAGCCCAGAACTCAGAGCTGCGAGAGCGCCTGTGCAAGATTCACGCAGAGTCTCACGTCGTCGAACCCGCATTAGTCAGTCTCACTGCCGCTGTGCAG AAACAAGACGAGTCTGCATCCGAGTCCCGTTCTTTGGTGCATCAGGAGTCCAATGAAAGCAGAACCGAGTCGCTGTCTGAGTTCTTTGACGCGCAGGAGGTTCTCTTGTCTAATAGTTCCTCAGAAAATGAG GCGTCAGAAGATGACTCGTACATCAGCGACGTTAGCGACAACAATTCCATGGACAACTTCAACAATGAAACGGAAAACGGAAGACAAAATTCAG GTTGCGGGGAGGTCCCGTGCCGGCGTCGATCGCGTCTCCCGTCGCCCGGCCCCGACGGCAGCGCCGTCAGCCTGTGGAACATCCTCAGGAACAACATCGGCAAGGACCTTTCCAAGGTGGCCATGCCGGCGCATCTCAACGAGCCGCTCAACACCCTGCAGAGGTTGTGCGAGGAGCTGGAGTACAGCGAGCTTCTCGACCGGGCCGCCGGCACGCACAACGAATTCCAACGGATG GTCTTCATCGCTACATTTGTGGTGTCGGGTTACGCGTCCAGCTTCTACCGAACTGGCGGCAAGCCCTTCAATCCGGTCCTGGGGGAGACTTACGAATGTGACCGACCCGATAAAGGCTTCCAGTTTATCGCGGAGCAG GTCAGCCATCATCCGCCAATCTCGGCTTGCCACGCAGAATCCAAAAACTTTATCTACTGGCAAG ACGTGAGGTGTAAGAACAAGTTTTGGGGGAAGTCCATGGAGATCATTCCCGTCGGCAGCACGCACGTGACCTTGCCCGG GTCCGGAGACCACTACGAGTGGAACAAGGTGACGTCGTGCATTCACAACATCCTGAGCGGCCAGCGCTGGATCGAGCACTACGGCGAGATCTCCATCCGAAACTCCAACAGCGACGCCTGCCAGTGCAAGATCACTTTTGTTAAG GCCAGATGGAACTCAAGCGCCAACGAGGTGGAAGGAACCATCACGGACCAGAAGGGGAACGTGGTCCGCCGGCTCTACGGGAAGTGGCACCAAGCCGTTTACTGCGGGGACCCCCCCTCGGCCACGTGCGTCTGGAGAGCGA ACGCCATGCCGCTAGACCACGAGCAGTACTACGGTTTCACCAAGTTTGCCATCGAACTGAACGAGCTGGACGCTTCCCTAAAAGCGCTGCTGCCCCCCACCGACACCAGACTGCGCCTGGATCAAAG ACTGCTGGAGGAGGGCAAGCTGGAGGCCGCCGAGGAGCAGAAGCAacggattgaacagctgcagaGGGAAAGAAGGCGTCTCCTCGAGGAGAGCAACGACGCACATCAGCCCAAATTCTTCAG GAAATTAAAAGATGACACTTGGGTGAGCAACAACACTTACTGGGAGTTGAGGCGCGACCTCGGCTTTGCCCACGCCGATTTCCCGACGTTGTGGTGA
- the osbpl3b gene encoding oxysterol-binding protein-related protein 3 isoform X3: MVHDRMDRPDTGPSGLKDERDASVSPAVARAEMGSEDRASVMSHKISSLSRSNSSSSSKHDSRQDSWEIVEGLRGGFGAILEPQKQESYVLKKRKWPLKGWHKRYFSLDKGILKYGKCNADLEKGKVHGRIDVGLSVMAIKKKAKCIDLDAEENIYHLKIESQELFDEWVSKLRHHRLYRQNEIAACPDDKSFHFPRRPSPASPGFGDSASSRKCGPTRRQSAAHSAGGFPFGCNSQAKVAAWLRSSDDMEKCSEDLSVCEAHLLELSHLLQSMEVLHRTCSAPSIQALQASTFDSPKKEKRLQRKWRTKNYNKDVKTTLQVPGCISASLRLHASNPNLSTAALAGDKSERECRDSAFDAAKLQEDFCRVATNLHATMKSALISLTSERERLRLCVDQETCPPTSPQALGLKKALTAKQDESASESRSLVHQESNESRTESLSEFFDAQEVLLSNSSSENEASEDDSYISDVSDNNSMDNFNNETENGRQNSGCGEVPCRRRSRLPSPGPDGSAVSLWNILRNNIGKDLSKVAMPAHLNEPLNTLQRLCEELEYSELLDRAAGTHNEFQRMVFIATFVVSGYASSFYRTGGKPFNPVLGETYECDRPDKGFQFIAEQVSHHPPISACHAESKNFIYWQDVRCKNKFWGKSMEIIPVGSTHVTLPGSGDHYEWNKVTSCIHNILSGQRWIEHYGEISIRNSNSDACQCKITFVKARWNSSANEVEGTITDQKGNVVRRLYGKWHQAVYCGDPPSATCVWRANAMPLDHEQYYGFTKFAIELNELDASLKALLPPTDTRLRLDQRLLEEGKLEAAEEQKQRIEQLQRERRRLLEESNDAHQPKFFRKLKDDTWVSNNTYWELRRDLGFAHADFPTLW, encoded by the exons GACAGCTGGGAAATTGTGGAAGGTCTGCGCGGAGGCTTTGGCGCAATCCTGGAGCCGCAGAAACAGGAAAGCTACGtgctaaagaaaagaaaatggcccCTCAAGGGCTGGCATAAG AGGTACTTTTCCCTGGACAAGGGCATCCTGAAGTATGGCAAGTGCAACGCCGAC TTGGAGAAGGGGAAAGTCCACGGCCGCATCGACGTGGGGCTCTCCGTGATGGCCATTAAGAAGAAAGCCAAGTGCATCGATCTCGACGCTGAGGAGAACATCTATCACCTGAAG ATCGAGTCGCAGGAGCTGTTTGACGAATGGGTGTCCAAGCTGCGCCACCACCGGCTCTACCGGCAGAATGAGATCGCCGCGTGTCCCGACGACAAGTCCTTCCACTTCCCCCGCCGCCCGTCCCCCGCGTCCCCGGGCTTCGGCGACAGCGCTTCTAGTAGAAAG TGCGGCCCGACGCGCCGGCAGTCCGCGGCGCACTCGGCGGGCGGCTTCCCTTTCGGCTGCAACAGCCAGGCCAAGGTGGCGGCGTGGTTGCGGTCGTCTGACGACATGGAGAAATGCTCCGAAG ACCTGTCAGTTTGTGAGGCGCACCTGCTGGAGCTGAGCCACCTCCTCCAGAGCATGGAGGTCCTCCACCGGACCTGTTCCGCACCCTCCATCCAGGCTCTTCAG GCGTCAACATTTGACAGCCCAAAGAAGGAAAAGAGGCTTCAGAGGAAGTGGCGCACAAAAAACTACAATAAAGACGTCAAAACTACCCTGCAG GTTCCCGGCTGCATCTCGGCTTCTCTCCGCCTCCACGCGTCCAACCCCAACCTGTCCACCGCCGCGCTGGCCGGCGACAAAAGCGAACGGGAGTGCCGGGACTCGGCTTTCGACGCGGCCAAGCTGCAGGAGGACTTCTGCCGCGTGGCCACGAACC TGCACGCCACCATGAAGTCGGCCCTGATTTCGCTCACGTCGGAGAGGGAGCGCCTAAGACTGTGCGTGGACCAGGAGACCTGCCCCCCTACCTCCCCCCAGGCGCTGGGCCTGAAGAAAGCGCTGACGGCG AAACAAGACGAGTCTGCATCCGAGTCCCGTTCTTTGGTGCATCAGGAGTCCAATGAAAGCAGAACCGAGTCGCTGTCTGAGTTCTTTGACGCGCAGGAGGTTCTCTTGTCTAATAGTTCCTCAGAAAATGAG GCGTCAGAAGATGACTCGTACATCAGCGACGTTAGCGACAACAATTCCATGGACAACTTCAACAATGAAACGGAAAACGGAAGACAAAATTCAG GTTGCGGGGAGGTCCCGTGCCGGCGTCGATCGCGTCTCCCGTCGCCCGGCCCCGACGGCAGCGCCGTCAGCCTGTGGAACATCCTCAGGAACAACATCGGCAAGGACCTTTCCAAGGTGGCCATGCCGGCGCATCTCAACGAGCCGCTCAACACCCTGCAGAGGTTGTGCGAGGAGCTGGAGTACAGCGAGCTTCTCGACCGGGCCGCCGGCACGCACAACGAATTCCAACGGATG GTCTTCATCGCTACATTTGTGGTGTCGGGTTACGCGTCCAGCTTCTACCGAACTGGCGGCAAGCCCTTCAATCCGGTCCTGGGGGAGACTTACGAATGTGACCGACCCGATAAAGGCTTCCAGTTTATCGCGGAGCAG GTCAGCCATCATCCGCCAATCTCGGCTTGCCACGCAGAATCCAAAAACTTTATCTACTGGCAAG ACGTGAGGTGTAAGAACAAGTTTTGGGGGAAGTCCATGGAGATCATTCCCGTCGGCAGCACGCACGTGACCTTGCCCGG GTCCGGAGACCACTACGAGTGGAACAAGGTGACGTCGTGCATTCACAACATCCTGAGCGGCCAGCGCTGGATCGAGCACTACGGCGAGATCTCCATCCGAAACTCCAACAGCGACGCCTGCCAGTGCAAGATCACTTTTGTTAAG GCCAGATGGAACTCAAGCGCCAACGAGGTGGAAGGAACCATCACGGACCAGAAGGGGAACGTGGTCCGCCGGCTCTACGGGAAGTGGCACCAAGCCGTTTACTGCGGGGACCCCCCCTCGGCCACGTGCGTCTGGAGAGCGA ACGCCATGCCGCTAGACCACGAGCAGTACTACGGTTTCACCAAGTTTGCCATCGAACTGAACGAGCTGGACGCTTCCCTAAAAGCGCTGCTGCCCCCCACCGACACCAGACTGCGCCTGGATCAAAG ACTGCTGGAGGAGGGCAAGCTGGAGGCCGCCGAGGAGCAGAAGCAacggattgaacagctgcagaGGGAAAGAAGGCGTCTCCTCGAGGAGAGCAACGACGCACATCAGCCCAAATTCTTCAG GAAATTAAAAGATGACACTTGGGTGAGCAACAACACTTACTGGGAGTTGAGGCGCGACCTCGGCTTTGCCCACGCCGATTTCCCGACGTTGTGGTGA